A segment of the Candoia aspera isolate rCanAsp1 chromosome 8, rCanAsp1.hap2, whole genome shotgun sequence genome:
AGTGCTCATATAGTAGATGCCTGTATTCCATAGTATAAACAGAATTAAGAAATTTGATTATGCAAtcagttttctttttcaacaaGTAGAGAAGGGTAAGACTAAGAAAtgttgaaaaagcttttgacatgGTGCAGATTAATTTTCTAAAGCACTAagtgtagaggagtacagagataacTTTGAGGAAGGAATGCAAGAGTTGTTAAGTAAACACCACTCATCCCTGAGAAAGAGGggtgagtgagaaagaaactcaagattgccatttctttgtttcctttgatATAAGAGGGGGCAGGAGGTTACTCTGTCAGACTTTCAAGCTTCTGTTAATTATACCCTACAACATTAGAGTTCCAGTAGTGTTTGCAGTGtctcttgacctggcctacctcaaagggctgaaacTAAGTATGGCTTCCCATCTTTTATTAAATGGAATATAATGTATTATTACTCACAACCAATAGCAAGAACAATAACAATTTAATTTCTAACCCAGCTGAGTTACAGCTAGGCACTCAGAAGGGTTATCTAGTTTCTCAGTTgttatttcacttgtttcttgAACTATTAGAAATCATTGTTAGGCAATCTTGTGATATCCCTGGATTTCcaatattattatggttggtcgcacagtcagccagatgtttataCTGGgtctggcatttttatccacttaataataatattaaatgtattgtcgcaggatgtaagctgttccaagtaaagctgccttttgcaattgactgatggtgattttgtcaatactgatggtgttcaagtggtgctccaggtgttttgggattgcacccaaggctcCTATTACtactggtactatctttgctttcttttaccacagttgttctacttctgtttgcaggtctttgtattttgtgattttctccagttctttctcttccattctgTTGTCTCTAGGTACTGTAATGttcactatccagacttttttgtctttcttatcaacagttgttaagtctggggtgttatGTGGCAgttgcttgtctgtttgaattctaacgtcccagagcactttagcttcttcattttctattattttgtctgttttgtggtcctaccagttcttgcttgcaagAAAGtgatatttcttgcagatattccaatgcactaTTGTTGCcactttgtcatgccattgtttgtagtcagtctgtgcAGTCTTCTTGCAGCAGCCAAGTAGGTGGCCcattgtttcttcagcttctttgcagaggcagcatttgctgtctgttgctgtcttctcaattctggctttgtatgtatttgttcttaaggcttggtcttgtgcagccagaattaggccccctttcttcaactttcctgctgttagccattgccaggtcttgttgttacctGCTTTGCTTGCTAGTTTTTTTGTATACTGGCCATGTCATACTTTGctttgccatgtctcttttctattcttcatctAGTCTTTCTTGAAAGTTAGCTTAGTCTCTTCAGTATTCAGGTGTATTAGCTTCAGTGCATTTTCTTCATtatcttccagatattcttccaatgcccttttttcttcttcccttgtctggtgtacttgcaacattccacaccCATCTATGCTCCTTGGTAAGCAGAGTCTGTCAACATCACTtcatggatgaagggcatgattcatggtcatttttctggtcttcctatccagggcttctagttctgcttgagtccagtccactatttCAGCTGtgtatctaatgactggaattgcccaggtaTTAATTGCCTTGATGTTATTTCCTGCACTGATTTTGGACTTTCTTCTTTcagatcttcttcactcttctgatgtattcactactaatCTTCTTGACTTTAGTGTACTTGATGTTGTCAGCTTGAAGGATGCCCAGTTATTTATAGTGATCTTATTTATCCAGattcttgatgttatttccatagggcatttgattccttcagttttcactatttttccccaTTGATGGTAAGagtggcacatttgtccagtccaaactccattgcaGTATCTTGACTATATATATGGACAGTGTTGAGCAGCAATTCtatttcagatggtgttttttCATACAGATTCAAATTGTccatgtaaaggagatgggataGCTTGGCAGATGTTTTTGGTGCTcgatagccatggcctgacttgttcagtaGTGCTTACAGAGGAatcaatgcaatgacaaacagTAGTGATGATAATGAGTCTCCTTGGAAGATTCCTCTCTTGATATAAACTTCTCCCAGTCTATCACTTGgattattaacattattattatcattattatttaaatttgtacactgcctgactcccaacgactctggttggctcacaataaaacaaacaaacaaacaaacaatgaacaagaataaaagatggcaagagccAGGGAGAAACAATGGTGGACCCACACCACCCAAACGATGGCTTCAATCACCCTCGCCAAAGTCCTatgcaaagagccaggtcttcaaggcccttcaaaacaccagcagggtggcagtcatccagatcttggggagaACATCATTCCAGAGAGCAAGTGCAAAACACAGTGAAAAGACAAAAGTACAGCATCTGCATCCATCTAGCTTCCTACCTCTCCATCCATGCATACATGAAGACTGTCCTGTCATTACAGCTGGAAAGATCATTGGCCACCCAAGTAAACTTGCAGGTTGCCATATCTGCCTCCCAGTCAAAATTGGCAAGCAAGTGAAAGGGCATTCCAAAGACAACCATATGTGTAAGCTGTTTGTGAGTGCTTTTATTTCTTGTTATGTCTATGATTGCCATTGTAAAAATCTGTAAGTTGTTTAAACTTTTCAACATCGGAGACATTTAAAAAGtcaacaaaaaattaaatggatGATGATAAAATGGTGTAAAAATAGACTTAAGGCTTTATGATATTGTGTACTTcttaatattttatgttttcacATTTGTGGAAAGATGTCTGGCGAAAATACTGTTCTATTTCCAGAGCCAAATGGATGTTTACTTATTTAGGCTTTATGGTACTGCTTGCTAATTGTCATATTGAATCCATTTTATATTCATATGGGTACCATATGATTTTAAAGTAAGAATTCAATAAGCTATTGACTTTTAAGCTATTTAAATATCATCATGTGACAGAACAATTCCTGTACTGTAAATATGTTTACACTTTCTCAACTCCCAGGGTGATAACTATACCATATAATATTATCCAAAAATGTGTTTTACTGAAAACTAGGCCTATacagtaagggacgcggtggcgctgcaggttaaaccgctgagctgtcgatcggaaggtcggcggttcgaaaccgcgcggcggggtgagctcccgttgttaatcccagctcctgctcacctagcagttcgaaaacatgcaaatgtgagtagatcaataggtaccgcttcggcgggaaggtaacggcgttccgtgtcgtcatgctggccacatgacccggaagtgtctatgacaacgccggctccaaggcttagaaacggagatgagcaccgccccctagagtcggattcgactggactttacgtcaagggaaacctttacctttactaggccTATACAGTAAGCTTAATAAATAGTATATGGCTTTTGTAAAATTCTCAAATTTTGACAGAGAGAGTCAATACAACTTTAaagaacaatatatttataatgaCATATGTTTTTTGTAAACTGGAGTCAGAATTTGCCAAATGGCTGAGATGTTACCTTCCTCAGCTGGTATCCTCAAAGAGAGTCCTGAGCACAGGCAGAAGGATGGTAGAAATGGAGGATAATGGATTTCATCCAATAACTAATGGGACTTccccttctttccctttctctgcaACTCTATCAGATTCTCCCAAATCTGGTCCAGTGTCTCCCAGTTGCTTGGAATAGACTTGGAGACTATGCAAGTATTACAGATTTGAATTCCATTGTACCAAATGATACAGTAGACTATATTACTTTATTGTAATATGTGGTTAAAATACCCACAGATGTGTGGCAAAAATTTTGGAttctctaattcttttttttcctctacttTTTGTAACACCATACCTGATTAAGAGTTTGAAGAACTCAAAAGTCTGCATAACCTTTATATCATTGTGATTGTTATAATCACAATACTGTCcaattgttgattttttaaaatggttgaaTATGATTACTATTCCTTTTATATATTAATAtgattaagtaaaggtaaaggtttcccttgacgtaaagtccagtcgagtccgactctagggggcggtgctcatctccgtttctaagccttggagccggcgttgtcatagacacttccgggtcatgtggccagcatgacgacttggaacgccgttaccttcccgccgaagcggtacctattgatctactcacatttgcatgttttcgaactgctaggtgagcaggagctgggattaacaacgggagctcaccccgccgcgcagtttcgaactgccgaccttccgatcgacagctcagcggtttaacccgcagcgccactgcgtccccctATTAATATGATTACACTTCTCAATTTAAGTGATGAATAATCTTCATTTTCTTGATTAATATTGGATTAAACTAGTTATACTCAACAGTCAAAAGGAGCAAGCCTACAAAAACACAGGGAACTCCATTACCATCATTGATATCATGAACATGAATGAGAATTTACAATAATGCTATGACAGCTGAATTAAGAAGGCAGCAGGGCTTTGCAGAATTGGTTCTTTGAGAAAGGAGATGCCTTGAAGTTCATACTTGTCCCAACAattattcatatttctttctATAAATTTGCCTGTTTcagtaatatttattcatttaccacATTTGTAGGCCACTTATCCAGTAAGACTTTAAGATGATATCAAATGGGTCATGTATGGAAGATGGTGCTACTTTCAATGTTACAATCAACTTGTACGGCTGTAAGAAATCCCCCACAGTCTGGGGAAGAGTGCAAGAATGTAAATGGATTGTCTTAAAATAGCTTTCTTTTCTTACGCGGAGGTGTTTATTGTTCAAATTGAATACAGCTTTGTAGCTGGGCTGGTGAAAATGGGCTTTTTAATTTGCTGTTATGAAAGCCTCACCAGATCTCACAAGGTGCTCCATAAAAGATTGTGGGATCTCTGCTGAAAAAGGTTGCCTGTGGTGATCTTGCCTTTTTTGGGATACCCAATCTCCTCCATACCATAGCTCCTTCTGCACCAGCAAGCAAGGTTTTaatgttataaaacattttattcaaaCCACTGTGATACAACTGAAGTGCTctagaagggaggggggagggagggagggagggagcctcAAAACCAGTTTCTTGTGTAGTTGAAGACCCAATAGTTACTTAGACCAATAAGTGAACTTGAGGCTTTTATGGGAGTCACAGGGATTATTCCTTCTAATCTGCCCTGTAACCAAAATGCTCTGAATGGATTAGTGTTGTTTAAAAGAttacaaaaatgtaaaaacagtaaaaaaataaataaaaacaataatacaataagGTACAGTTTATAGCATAGGAAACATAAAAGCCACTATTCCAGTGAGGTCTGAACCCTTAAAATCAGATTGAATATAAAACTTTAcaaatgcttgggagaagaggagTGGCTTTGCCTGGTGCCTAAAAGACATTATGCCAAGCATGCCACCTTGGAGAGGGCATTGTATTGGTGAGGCCCCATAACTGAGAAGGCTCTTGTATCCACCGTCCATACATCACTTGGCAAAGATCCCTGAGAAGACAGAGAAGGGAGGAGTACTTTGGCCTTCTGTTGGAAGAAGGCCTTCTTTACTGTCACTATCTTTCTTAACTAAAGTGTTCCAGCAGGCCAGCAGGAATGAATTTTCACACAACATATCTAAAATCTCAGAGCTGGAAGCCGGTATTTATTaacttgaaaatagcccatggaGAATATATGTGGGCTTGCATCCAAGTAAAGACGGATAGGGCTGTGCTCCATGCTCTATTGTGCATTCCAGTCCTGTTTGTGACATCTATCtacatttaaaatttttctcTGTTATCTAaggtgtattttctttctttctttctttctttcctttcaggtaTCAAATCCACACAGGCCTTCAGCATTCTGTCATACGGCCCACTCAACCAAACTGCCTGCCGCTGGACAATGTGACACTACCTCAGAAACTGAAAGAAGCAGGTTATTCAACCCACATGGTTGGCAAGTGGCACTTGGGCTTTTATCGGAAAGAATGTATGCCAACTCAGCGGGGGTTTGATACCTTTTTTGGCTCTCTTTTGGGTAGTGGTGATTATTACACCCATTACAAATGTGACAGCCCCCGAATGTGTGGCTATGACTTATATGAAAATGACAATGCTGCTTGGGATCATGATAATGGAATGTATTCTACACAGATGTACACTCAAAGAGTGGAACAAATCTTAGCCTCCCATAATCCCAGGGAACCTATATTCTTATACATTGCATACCAAGCTGTTCACTCGCCACTTCAGGCCCCAGGCAAGTATTATGAACGTTACAGATCAATCAATAATATAAATCGGCGCAGATATGCTGCCATGCTGGCATGCTTGGATGAAGCTATCAACAATGTGACCCATGCATTAAAGCAATATGGTTATTATAACAACAGTGTTATAATTTACTCTTCAGACAACGGAGGGCAGCCAACAGCCGGTGGAAATAACTGGCCTCTCAGAGGAAGTAAGGGTACCTACTGGGAGGGAGGGATTCGAGCagttggctttgttcatagccctTTACTTAAAATCAAGAGGAGTATATGCAAGGAGCTTATACATATAACAGACTGGTTTCCAACACTGATTACCTTAGCTGAAGGACAGATTGATGAAGATACCCAACTGGATGGCTATGATGTGTGGGAGACCATCAGTGAAGGCAGGCGGTCTCCAAGAATAGATATTTTACACAATATTGATCCCATATACACAAAAGCCAGAAATGGTTCTTGGGCAGCTGGCTTTGGAATATGGAACACTGCCATTCAGTCAGCCATCCGTGTAAACCACTGGAAACTACTAACAGGAAATCCAGGATATGGTGACTGGGTCCCTCCTCAGTCTTTTAGTAATGCTGGCCCTAATCGCTGGCACAATGAACAGGTTTCGTGGACAGCTGGCAAAACTGTGTGGCTGTTCAATATCACTGCTGATCCTTATGAACGAGAGGACCTTTCTAGTAAGTATCCAGGTATAGTTAAGCACCTGCTGCGAAGGCTTTCCCAGTTCAATAAAACAGCTGTGCCTGTTCGCTACCCACCTAAAGACCCCAGGAGTAACCCCAATTTTAATGGAGGAGTGTGGGGCCCATGGTTTAAGGaggataaaaagaagaagaaatcaaataaaaacaagctgggtaaaaagcaaaagaaaaccaaaaagaaatcTAATAGGCAGAAAGGACATTCCTTGAACTGCCTTTTAAGTCAATAATTTCAGCTGGAGTTTTATGCTAGAATTCTCATTATACTTGCCTTCTTCAAAAGCATTTACAAGCTTCAAGGTAAATGTATGTAGCCTCAGGATGTCATTGCTAAAGTGAAAGTAAAATGTTCTCCAACATTTGTAATTGAGAATTCAACACCGAAATGTCATTTCTGCACTCCTTCCGTTTTTGTTTGGGCTTGCATTGGAACAGAAGGATCCATGTGTAAGATGTGGTTAACATCAATGCCTATGCAGAGAATTATAATGTCTTCTGGACAAGTGAGATGTTTTTGCACTCATGGCTATAAGAACCCTAATTTCTAGGACACTTGGCTATACAGTTTTGCACTCAGACACATCTGTATATTTAATTAGTCATGTGAAATCTCCATTGGATCAAAGAAAATAGAtcaaaaaggaaaagacaaaatgTTAAAATGAGTTTGGGTTTATCTCCTAAGTATGATTCGATGAAGCAGAATCAGACATTAAGCTACCAAGTAACTTGAATAAGTTGTGAAAAGGCTGCTTTAACTTTTGCCTGGCTTTCAACTGGAAAGgactttctttttcccttctagaATGTGCCAGGCTACAATTCCTTCCAATAAAAATAAGCTATATACAAAACTGTTTGTATATGGTTATaattacagaaagatgtaaaCTGAAATCCTGGACTGGATTCTGTGTGCATTAGTGCATTCAGATTGACAGAGTAACCACATATAACTTTGCAAAGAATGGCAGTCATGTAATATACCAAGTGATGCTGAGGAGTATCCTCTATGGAAATGGAGTACCTATGATGTCTGATATCTGGTATTATTAGTGAAATCTGAACATGgcatgttttaattgaaatttatGATTGAAGATTCAAATGCTACAAGATTCTATTTGAATCTGTTAGATATTTAATTCAGTAAATAACCACAGCACAGAGATCAGaaaacttgcattgtgatgtcacaatacaaACCCCAGCCTTTCGTACTTGGCATCCCAACATGTAAGTCTTGTGATCTGCACTGCAACATCACAACATGTGTTTCATAATTTGCCTCTATTGCCGATGCCTCTACTGACATGGAGAAAAACTAAGTGGTTGctagagtcagcactgacttgatgacatataatcCATCAATCCATGCCTCTATTCAGGCATAAGTTCTAAAGGGGAAACGTCAATATGCCAGCAGTTTGTTCATTTTGGGGGTAAAATGAGATGAAAATCTATAGATTGAAGGTTTTGCCCAAATAAAtgcttgaaatatttatatatacctCTTTAAAGCCAAAGATAAGAAAATGATAGCACAGTAGTCTTCCCATTGATTATCAAAGAACATAtagataactatttatttatttatttatttatttatttatttatttatttgatttatattttttctttctacagtTATGACTATTCAAAATAGCTAAACTATTATATcctatttcaatttaaaaaatatttgaggCAACGTTGATAGttcaacattgttttaaaaatagaaatatatcacTATTGCATATATAATGTACTATGATATAAAATTTATGATGATATAAGAATAGTTTGGATATATATGCAATAGCAAGTGCATTATCTTAGAGTTCAAGCAGTGAAGAAGATTGAGCTAAGACAAGATATAGTAAAGGTAGGCAAtagcagaaaaaagatgttttattttggcttttgACTATAAATCAATAAAGGTTTTAATTTGAGGggaaaggagaaaatgaaataaaggtgTACATAAAGGAATTGAAAGAATAGTATAAAAActgcatacagagattaatggaTTATACTACAAAATAGATGTGTCTGATAAATGGTATGATCTAATAAAAGGATGATAAATGGTTGTGAATTTAGGAAAACACAGAAgatcacaaaagaaaaagaaaagcagataaaAAAGAGGAGCAGAATAAATCTAAGTCTCCCTTCAAGCAAAACCACCCAATAAAGTCTATCGGAGGAGGCAAACACAGACAAGAGCAACAAGGTGATTAAAGTAATTGGCTAGCTCCTCATGTCACATCAGTTCATCACACAATGCAGCTTCTCTTTTCAGCTTTGAAAAACTGCAGGAATGTTTGAAGATCTTGCAAAGCCAAAATTTTCATTAACTCTCTTACACACTTTAAAATTACTCCTAAGCTGATTTGAAGGCACCtgattcaattttatttcaatcATTCTGAAGATTTGAAAGACATACTCAATTTGAAGGAGTCATCAAATTTTCTAAGTACATTATAAACTTTGCAGCTTTGTACCATTGTCCAAACTCTACATACAATGTGTTACAGAACACAGTGACATTCCTAAATTACTGTTTCCCATCAGTTTCAATAAATCTCATGGATTCAACATAAGCAAAGAAAGCTTGCAGCTAGGAGAGCTATACACTAGTTTTATAGCCGTCAGGTGAATCCATTTGGCAGAATTTAGCCACAAATATATCTTACTAACTTATAAGGGAATTGCTTATATGTAAGGGCAATGGCTAAAGGCTTAGTTCTCATGAACCAAATATGCAATCCAGATCCAATCTTGCTTAGAATAGGTAGGGATCCATGAGTACAAACTATTCTGCAACTGACAATAATCAAATAGCAGTTGTAATCCTATCTATTTTATGGAAGAGCATTTGTTTTATAAACTGAAATTTAATTTGTACCCTTTTCAGGCAGGTGTCAGGACTGGAtacagtactgagacagcattgattttGCCTGTGGGTGATCTCTACTGGGACCAGGATGGTAcaattttctttgttcttcttgatctcttaaTGGCTTTCAATACCTTCTGGAGTGGTTCTGGGGGGTTGGTAGTGGGGCACTGTGCTTCATTGGTTCTCCTTTTCCAAGGTCAGTTCCATTCAGTgttgggaaggagagaaagattGAACCCGAGATCTTTGCTTTGTGGGGTATCTCACAGATCTCACTTACCCTGCTCTTAGTTAACATCTACACATGGCTGCTGGACATGATCACTGAATGGTATGAGATTGGGTaacaatatgccaatgatacccactTGTATATCTCAAACCCTGCCAACCATCTTCTGGATCAATGCCTGGAGGCTATCACGGTCTAGAAGGGGAGGAAAAGGTTTAGGTCCAACTCTAGCACAGAATGACTCTGGATTTAGGGATCCTCCATTCCCAGGGTCTGCCCAGCTTACTGGTATGCAATTTTGGTGTCCTAGACTCACTTTGTGAGCAAGTGGCACCTGTGGCTAGGAAAACCTTTCCACTGATTTATCTTGTATACCAATTGCACTCTTTTCCTGCATCAGAAGACCCTTCTCGCAATCCTTCATGCTTTGGCCATCTTTTACTTTACAGTAACTCTTTCAACACagtctacatgaggctgcctttgaagaccactcagaagccaTTGCTGGTGCAGGATGCAGCAGTATAAGTAGTTATCAATACACCTCagcatgcccatgtgacacctctacTCCACAAGCTTCACCAGTTGGATTTCACAAAGTGCTgattattatctataaagcccttcatggcttagggccTGTATACTTACAGGGCAgcctttctccaattgtttctatCTGTCCTAGACTGGCAGATTCAGCATACTCCAGTTCCCACCAACAAGACATCTTAATGGACCTTGGGAGGTGTACCTTCTCCATCACTCCTACCCCTGGAACAGCATTACCCCATTGTCCATATAGTCCCGACCCTGCTCCCTTTAAGCAAGTTTTCAAAATTTGTAACATGTTTTTGATCCTCTTTGGATACTACCTTAAACCACTTGCAGTAATACAGCcgaacaaacaacaaaagcaaagaaagaaacacaGCTCCCAAATAAGGAAGATAGGTTTGCCTTTCTAGCTGCTGCTATCAGAGTATTGCAAAACCAGAATGTGTCTTCAAAACTAGGCTCCATCCACTATTCCCTAACCCCAATATAGCTCACTGTcgagtacagtgtttctcaaccttggccattttaagatatgtggacttcaactcccagaattccccagccaactgctCTAGTATGTTCTGGTGTGAAAGGAGTTGACCAAGGGAAGAAGCCTGGATAAAGGGTTGTTTACTTTGCAAAAATAGAACAAGGTGGGGAGAAGCAGCAGACTGCATCTTGTAGTACAAACATGTAATTTATTGTGTGTCACAATAAGTCCAAATATTTTGGCTTTGTGGTTTATAGGTGGTTAATTTGTTCATCCATTGCTATTCCTAAGAGACTGTTGTTTCATGTAGCTGTATTTAAAAGTACACTACTGTAAATCAGACCTGTAAAAAGACTTACTCAGGTGTATCTCTTCATTATGTGCTTGTCTCCAGATTTCTCAAGGTAATGATTTGGCTGTGTAACCAGTTACCttgttttcttgggaaaaaaaaaacacaggaaaaagCTATATAAACGTAATGTACATATCtattaaaatagtttatttttatgaaaattaATAGTGTACTCTGTTACATCATTGActtttcaagttaaaaaaaactgattttgaaaTTGCTTTATGAAATACGAAAAAACAGACTGGACTGTCTGCCATTTTGCTTTAGACATAAATGTATCTTCCTCTTCCCAACTCTAGTCACTAGAAAACATTCAGTGTTACACAGTAAGCGAGTCCAGGATAGGTAATCTGGACTTTTCAGATGTTTTAGCTTCACATTCTTAACTCTTCCTTGCTATTAGTCATGCTGACTGTCACTCAGTGGGAGCTGGTGCAAAACATTTGGAGGAGCACCTAATTCAGACCagtttatttcttagatttaaatcccgcctttatttttatagaacTCCAACCAGGGTACacaatgctcctgcctcctatttttcccactcAACAAttctatgaggtgggttgggctgagagagagtgactgggtcaaagtccccagccagcttctgtggcGAAGGTAGCTCTAAAACTCATGGTCCTAGTTCTGGTTCatcatcttaaccactacaccaaagggCTCTTCAACACCTATCAAGAAGCTAAAATAATAGGTTTAGACATATCCCCCCAtgggtgtgtgtatctgtgtcttTCTCTGTCACACACTCATGCTATCTTTGTATTTAACTATGCTTAAAATATAGTCTGCTTGAAGTTTTTTGGTTCTTATCCAGACTAACCTGCATTTGACAGAGATGAACAGtataaaatgaattatatttatcacagaattcagtctttttttttcttccccactgACAGCTTTAGACCTTTAAATAtgggccgggggtgggggggagagcatGTTTTTTATACAAACACTGGAAAGCCACATAGGCTTATGGCACTTCATAAAGAATAAAGCAAGCTATATCTATGTATGAAAAATTCTCTTGTGACCCATGCttatttctaatcacttttggagaaCGTTACTCCCTTACAGTTGCTCTCACTCCCCTTCAAAATGCAGATCAAGACCTCATAAACAAGAATAATAAGATAGTGTACTGACTGCTTTAGCAGCACACTCTTACCTTTGAGGTCCAAGTAACCTGCCCTGTTCAGGGCTACAGTAATGTTAAATCATAAAGGCATATTCACAAATGACACCATTGAACTCAGAGCACCCCCTGCTGCTTGAGTAAAGGAATTTCAGGTGAGAGGTTGCACATCATAATTCTTCTGAGATCTGTAGTTTAGTAGTCACTGGTTGATCACACATCCCTGTTGCTTAGAAGAAGGGAGATTGATATAGGTTACTAAAaagaaaagtctt
Coding sequences within it:
- the ARSJ gene encoding arylsulfatase J, whose product is MRAGGLLVGFSVLSLLTHGYLARETGEDPEEPNGAAKLEEDAETRPSPFQPHLIFILADDQGFRDVGYHGSEIRTPTLDKLAAEGVKLENYYVQPMCTPSRSQLITGRYQIHTGLQHSVIRPTQPNCLPLDNVTLPQKLKEAGYSTHMVGKWHLGFYRKECMPTQRGFDTFFGSLLGSGDYYTHYKCDSPRMCGYDLYENDNAAWDHDNGMYSTQMYTQRVEQILASHNPREPIFLYIAYQAVHSPLQAPGKYYERYRSINNINRRRYAAMLACLDEAINNVTHALKQYGYYNNSVIIYSSDNGGQPTAGGNNWPLRGSKGTYWEGGIRAVGFVHSPLLKIKRSICKELIHITDWFPTLITLAEGQIDEDTQLDGYDVWETISEGRRSPRIDILHNIDPIYTKARNGSWAAGFGIWNTAIQSAIRVNHWKLLTGNPGYGDWVPPQSFSNAGPNRWHNEQVSWTAGKTVWLFNITADPYEREDLSSKYPGIVKHLLRRLSQFNKTAVPVRYPPKDPRSNPNFNGGVWGPWFKEDKKKKKSNKNKLGKKQKKTKKKSNRQKGHSLNCLLSQ